A section of the Pseudanabaena mucicola str. Chao 1806 genome encodes:
- a CDS encoding thioredoxin domain-containing protein — MTSDHPISPPPAAPQLRNLLVAIAAIILTTALFFGFQTQQSSTSLDAVAAAAMPIDEALVNDKPTTIEFYADWCSSCQSMAADNLSLEQEYRDRMNFVMLNVDNTKWLPEVTKYRVDGIPRFIFLDRTNQMIGDTTGAIPREIMAANIEAAIANQPLPHNSVSSDRTSPITETKSADISQPRDHGKKI, encoded by the coding sequence ATGACTTCTGATCATCCAATTAGTCCCCCTCCTGCGGCTCCGCAGTTACGCAATTTATTAGTGGCGATCGCCGCAATCATTTTAACTACAGCGCTCTTTTTTGGGTTTCAGACCCAGCAAAGTAGTACTTCACTGGATGCAGTTGCCGCCGCCGCCATGCCCATCGATGAGGCTCTGGTAAATGATAAGCCCACAACGATCGAGTTTTATGCAGACTGGTGTAGCAGTTGTCAGTCGATGGCGGCGGATAATTTGTCCCTCGAACAGGAATATCGCGATCGCATGAATTTTGTGATGCTGAATGTGGACAATACGAAATGGTTGCCAGAGGTGACTAAGTATCGTGTTGATGGGATTCCGAGATTTATTTTTTTAGATCGTACTAATCAAATGATCGGTGATACGACGGGAGCTATCCCCCGCGAAATCATGGCAGCGAATATCGAAGCAGCAATCGCCAATCAACCCTTACCCCACAATAGTGTTAGTAGCGATCGCACTTCACCAATCACTGAAACCAAATCTGCCGATATTTCCCAACCCAGAGATCACGGCAAAAAGATATAA
- the pdhA gene encoding pyruvate dehydrogenase (acetyl-transferring) E1 component subunit alpha, with protein sequence MKNKTAVESHSLPKSALTNPIDPNHAQHLRDLLQQMLRIRHFEDKCAELYSAMKIRGFLHLYNGEEAIAVGVMQSLKPEDAIVATYREHGQALARGVPMNVVMAEMFGKLEGCCRGRGGSMHLFHKENRFYGGNAIVGGGLPLAVGLALADRKLGRKQVTCCFFGDGAAAEGEFHEAMNLAALWKVPLLFICENNLYAMGTAIEFSHSVNNFTEKAKSYGMENASVDGMDVIAVEDAARKAVEFVRDRMKPFFLECRTYRFRAHSMFDAELYRDKKEVEEWKQRCPIATLTQKLQAQDLLSDQDLATMKTSIDREIDAAITFAEAGTWEPIEDLTRFVYSEPNSESNSEMTTSDQQARVL encoded by the coding sequence TCAGCAAATGCTGCGGATTCGACACTTTGAAGATAAATGTGCAGAACTCTATAGTGCCATGAAAATTCGTGGTTTCCTACATCTTTACAATGGTGAAGAAGCGATCGCTGTTGGCGTGATGCAATCATTAAAGCCCGAAGATGCGATCGTGGCGACCTACCGTGAACATGGTCAGGCTCTAGCGCGAGGAGTTCCCATGAATGTGGTGATGGCAGAAATGTTTGGCAAACTAGAAGGTTGCTGTCGCGGTCGTGGCGGTTCTATGCACCTATTTCATAAGGAGAATCGCTTCTATGGCGGCAATGCGATCGTTGGCGGAGGGTTGCCCCTTGCCGTAGGGCTTGCCCTAGCCGATAGAAAACTCGGTAGAAAGCAAGTCACCTGTTGTTTCTTTGGTGATGGAGCCGCCGCCGAGGGTGAGTTCCACGAAGCGATGAATCTGGCGGCACTGTGGAAAGTTCCACTTCTGTTTATCTGTGAAAATAATCTTTATGCGATGGGTACTGCGATCGAGTTCTCCCATTCAGTCAATAACTTCACCGAAAAAGCCAAAAGTTACGGCATGGAGAACGCCTCTGTGGATGGCATGGATGTTATAGCTGTAGAAGATGCAGCGCGAAAGGCTGTGGAGTTTGTTCGTGATCGGATGAAGCCCTTTTTCTTAGAATGTCGCACCTATCGCTTCCGAGCCCATTCTATGTTTGATGCTGAACTGTATCGTGACAAAAAAGAAGTGGAAGAATGGAAACAACGTTGCCCGATCGCCACTTTAACCCAAAAATTGCAAGCTCAAGATTTACTGAGCGATCAAGATCTCGCCACCATGAAAACCTCAATCGATCGGGAAATCGACGCGGCGATCACCTTTGCAGAAGCGGGTACTTGGGAACCGATAGAGGACTTAACTCGCTTTGTTTATTCTGAGCCAAATTCTGAATCAAATTCTGAAATGACTACCAGCGATCAGCAAGCGAGGGTGTTATGA
- a CDS encoding acyl carrier protein: MAKASEIAIKESIFKLLGNIAPEADLESLDDNEDIRQTLGIDSFDFLNLLIGLSEEFKIEIPEADYGKLISLKDMIAYIIKLT; the protein is encoded by the coding sequence ATGGCTAAAGCTAGCGAAATTGCAATCAAAGAATCGATCTTCAAATTGCTAGGCAACATTGCCCCTGAAGCTGATCTCGAAAGTCTGGATGATAACGAAGATATTCGCCAGACTTTAGGAATTGATTCCTTTGATTTTCTGAATTTATTGATTGGACTCAGCGAAGAATTTAAAATTGAAATTCCCGAAGCCGACTATGGCAAACTGATCTCTCTCAAAGATATGATTGCTTACATTATAAAGCTGACTTGA
- a CDS encoding serine hydrolase, protein MEPRNFSSPDANEKSREARLNKLRERRNKALTSNSESVPRPMVGGDSRAHLLRDSTRSPEPIIDPRFDNRLENKVKPLPTRQGRIEARPEPRTDNRTEARTRKKPTNRPIPIKSSPAKSLGWQLLRLAIAGVGLSVIAGTAISFWQTQNLNRAKAITPEVSAKEKEDANKSTPEIVPLSLKNEAIPLVNKIKELASKEKDLSMQMMVVDLDSGAYVQIGANQPITAASTIKTPVLVAFFQDVDAGKIKLDEPLEITSDVKVGEAGDFQFLPIGTKISAITTATQMIVISDNTATNMIIKRLGGFTALNQRFKSWGLNNVVINNPLPDLEGTNTISTQDMVTLLAMIDKGKLIEPRSRDRFMDIMRRPITNTLLPKGIDEEARIVHKTGDIRSAVGDAGIVDMPNGKRYAIAVMVKRPDNDQRANELIRQISRATYDYFLAGGKLPANNNSSPASTPDASNATNSNSSRTLNNANPSNSSNPTNSSTNSTSPNSGSTSVIENIQLQLPNSNPSASPSTP, encoded by the coding sequence GTGGAACCAAGAAACTTTTCATCGCCTGACGCTAACGAAAAAAGTCGAGAAGCGCGACTCAATAAGCTGCGCGAGCGTCGCAATAAGGCTTTGACGAGCAATAGTGAATCCGTTCCCCGTCCTATGGTTGGTGGTGACTCTCGGGCTCATTTGTTGCGAGACTCTACTCGATCGCCTGAACCAATTATTGATCCTCGTTTTGACAATCGCCTCGAAAATAAAGTTAAACCTTTACCCACTCGCCAAGGTAGAATCGAAGCCCGTCCTGAACCAAGGACAGACAATCGTACTGAAGCTAGAACTCGCAAAAAGCCTACCAATCGACCGATTCCGATTAAATCTTCTCCCGCTAAATCCTTGGGTTGGCAATTGCTACGATTAGCGATCGCTGGTGTTGGCTTGAGTGTAATTGCAGGTACGGCTATTTCTTTTTGGCAAACCCAGAATTTAAATCGTGCTAAGGCAATTACTCCTGAGGTAAGTGCCAAGGAAAAGGAAGATGCAAATAAATCGACTCCAGAAATAGTGCCTCTTAGTCTCAAAAATGAGGCTATACCACTGGTTAACAAAATTAAAGAGTTAGCATCTAAAGAAAAAGATCTATCCATGCAAATGATGGTGGTAGATCTGGACTCTGGTGCATATGTCCAGATTGGCGCAAATCAGCCAATCACTGCGGCAAGTACGATCAAAACTCCCGTTCTGGTGGCTTTTTTCCAAGATGTCGATGCGGGCAAGATCAAGCTTGATGAACCACTAGAAATAACATCTGATGTCAAAGTGGGTGAGGCTGGAGATTTTCAATTTTTACCAATAGGTACAAAGATTTCAGCAATTACTACAGCAACACAAATGATTGTAATTAGTGACAATACTGCCACAAACATGATCATTAAGCGTTTAGGTGGATTTACTGCTCTAAATCAGCGCTTCAAATCTTGGGGTCTAAATAATGTTGTCATTAATAACCCACTCCCCGATCTCGAAGGTACAAATACCATCAGTACCCAAGATATGGTGACCTTATTAGCGATGATTGATAAGGGTAAATTAATCGAGCCACGCAGTCGTGATCGCTTTATGGATATCATGCGTCGCCCCATCACGAATACGCTTTTACCCAAGGGGATTGATGAAGAGGCAAGAATTGTCCATAAAACAGGTGATATTCGCTCAGCCGTTGGGGATGCAGGTATCGTCGATATGCCTAATGGCAAGCGCTATGCGATCGCTGTAATGGTGAAGCGTCCTGATAATGATCAACGAGCTAATGAGTTAATTCGGCAGATCTCACGGGCAACCTACGACTATTTCCTTGCTGGTGGCAAATTGCCTGCGAATAATAATTCTAGTCCTGCAAGTACACCTGATGCATCTAATGCGACGAATTCAAATAGCTCTAGAACCTTGAATAACGCCAATCCTTCTAATAGCTCCAATCCTACAAATAGCTCCACAAATTCTACAAGCCCTAACTCAGGCTCTACTAGCGTGATTGAAAACATTCAGCTACAACTGCCTAATTCAAATCCTAGTGCATCTCCAAGCACACCTTAA
- a CDS encoding thioredoxin domain-containing protein, whose translation MPNRLARSQSLYLRKHADNPIDWYPWDDEALEKARNENKPIFLSIGYSSCHWCTVMEHEAFSDTVIADYMNERFVAIKVDREERPDLDSIYMQAVQIMGESGGWPLNLFLVPDDLVPFYGGTYFPIEPRYGRPGFLRVLQSICEIYYDRYQDIQDYKDQIVKNLHQINKMIPVPIISDAVLAHGIAKCAEVVTNRDYGTCFPMIPYANLLLRASRFESANPESSVTILRDKSQQRGIDLALGGIFDHVAGGWHRYTVDHTWTVPHFEKMLYDNGLIMEYLANLWLSGFQEPAIARACDLTATWLQREMLAEEGCFYASQDADSEGREGKFWVWSFAELKKIFSNPELDLLIKEFTISVNGNFEESNVLQRKKVGELSDETEACLLKLFRQRYGEYSRPTDAFPVARSQDDTRAIEWEGRVPPITDTKAITAWNALMISGLATAYRAFHKPVYKQLAVNAAKFILEHQWIEGHLQRINYEGEEAVVAQSEDYAFLIKALLDLHQALPESADFYLQQAIAIQSEFDHDFWDALSGGYFNTTSESSQHLLLRERNYQDNATPSSNGVAIANLVRLASITGKLEYLDRAELALKRFGLVIANNSVACPSLLVAFDWFRNHTLVRTNADQYAYLNQQYLPSVMLRIDQHLPNPDAIALVCQGFACLEPAVTQDICDRQLLRSTTRVGLN comes from the coding sequence ATGCCCAACCGTCTCGCTCGTTCGCAAAGTCTCTACCTCCGCAAACACGCCGATAATCCGATTGATTGGTATCCTTGGGACGATGAAGCCTTAGAAAAAGCGAGAAACGAAAATAAGCCGATCTTTCTATCGATTGGTTACTCCAGTTGCCATTGGTGCACAGTGATGGAGCATGAGGCTTTTTCAGATACGGTAATTGCTGATTATATGAATGAACGCTTTGTCGCCATCAAGGTAGATCGTGAGGAGCGTCCCGATCTTGACAGCATCTACATGCAAGCAGTACAAATCATGGGCGAAAGTGGAGGATGGCCATTAAATTTATTTTTGGTTCCCGATGATTTGGTTCCCTTTTATGGTGGCACATACTTTCCCATTGAGCCACGTTATGGCAGACCAGGATTCCTGCGGGTATTGCAATCAATTTGTGAAATTTATTATGATCGCTATCAAGATATTCAAGATTATAAAGATCAGATTGTTAAGAATCTGCACCAAATCAATAAGATGATTCCTGTGCCGATCATTAGTGATGCGGTGTTAGCCCATGGCATCGCTAAATGTGCGGAAGTCGTCACTAATCGCGATTATGGCACTTGTTTCCCAATGATTCCCTATGCCAATTTGCTCTTGAGAGCCAGTCGCTTTGAGTCTGCTAATCCTGAATCGTCTGTAACGATTCTCAGAGATAAATCGCAGCAACGAGGGATCGATTTAGCTTTGGGCGGTATTTTTGACCATGTGGCGGGGGGATGGCATCGCTACACAGTCGATCATACATGGACAGTTCCCCATTTTGAGAAGATGCTCTATGACAATGGTTTGATCATGGAATATCTGGCGAACTTGTGGTTGTCAGGTTTTCAAGAACCTGCGATCGCCAGAGCCTGTGACCTCACGGCGACTTGGCTCCAGCGCGAAATGTTAGCTGAAGAAGGATGCTTCTATGCGTCACAGGATGCTGATAGTGAAGGGCGAGAAGGTAAGTTCTGGGTCTGGAGTTTTGCAGAACTGAAGAAGATTTTTAGTAATCCAGAACTTGATTTGTTAATTAAGGAATTTACAATTTCTGTTAATGGTAACTTTGAAGAAAGCAATGTTTTGCAACGTAAAAAGGTAGGAGAATTATCCGATGAGACCGAAGCCTGTCTCTTGAAATTATTCCGTCAGCGCTATGGCGAATATTCTCGTCCAACTGATGCGTTTCCTGTGGCGCGAAGTCAAGATGATACTCGGGCAATTGAGTGGGAAGGTCGCGTGCCACCTATCACTGACACTAAAGCAATTACGGCTTGGAATGCTTTAATGATTTCAGGTTTGGCGACCGCTTACCGTGCTTTCCACAAACCAGTCTATAAGCAATTAGCCGTTAATGCTGCTAAATTTATTCTCGAACATCAATGGATTGAAGGGCATCTCCAGCGCATTAATTACGAAGGTGAGGAGGCAGTAGTCGCTCAATCTGAGGACTATGCGTTCTTGATTAAAGCCTTGCTTGATCTGCATCAAGCACTCCCCGAAAGTGCGGATTTCTATTTACAACAGGCGATCGCGATCCAATCGGAATTTGATCATGATTTCTGGGATGCTCTCTCTGGAGGTTATTTCAATACTACCAGTGAGTCTAGTCAGCATTTGCTGTTGCGCGAGCGTAACTACCAAGACAATGCCACACCTTCATCGAATGGGGTAGCGATCGCTAATTTAGTGCGTCTAGCCAGTATTACTGGAAAATTGGAATATCTCGATCGCGCTGAGTTAGCTCTCAAAAGGTTTGGGCTAGTAATCGCTAATAATTCTGTAGCCTGTCCTAGTTTATTAGTTGCCTTTGACTGGTTCCGTAACCATACGTTGGTACGGACAAATGCTGATCAATACGCTTATCTCAATCAACAATATCTGCCGTCGGTGATGTTACGCATTGATCAACATTTGCCAAATCCCGATGCGATCGCGCTCGTCTGCCAAGGGTTTGCCTGTCTAGAGCCTGCAGTGACGCAAGATATCTGCGATCGGCAATTATTACGCAGCACAACGAGGGTTGGGCTCAATTAA
- a CDS encoding MFS transporter: MSNSENAFDASPYDLTAKKLTLSEKLAYGAGDLGTAITTNLLSFFLLFFFTNVAGLDPSLAGMVLLIGKIWDAINDPIVGVLSDRTQSKMGRRLPWMLYAAIPFGISFLAQWIVPSTDKIFLFWYYVFIGIAFNTFFTAVNLPYTALTPEITQDYNERTSLNSFRFTFSIGGSILSLFLAQLIFAFFKDPTRQTGSCDTGSTQYIALGVVCALISTLSIYWCIWGIGKRAIASDRQRMHNESIDHHEELSFIEQLKIVFSNRPFLYVIGIYFCSWLALQITASIIPYFVVNWMQLKENDFILVTIAVQGTALIMLPVWSAICKRFGKKAAYFMGAGIWIIAQAGLFFLQQGQVAMLYVLAVMAGAGVSTAYLIPWSMIPDVTDLDELETGQRREGIFYAFMVLLQKFGLAVGLFLLGQGLAWAKFQESVPCKPTPIQPESALFAIRLAIGPLPTIALVFGLGLAYFYPITREVHTEILMRLAERRRQISDTSE, from the coding sequence ATGAGTAATTCTGAAAATGCTTTCGATGCCTCTCCGTATGACCTTACAGCCAAGAAACTCACGCTCAGTGAAAAACTTGCCTATGGTGCTGGTGATCTGGGTACAGCGATTACCACAAATCTGCTCTCATTCTTTTTATTATTCTTTTTTACCAATGTTGCAGGGCTTGATCCTTCTCTTGCAGGTATGGTGCTACTAATTGGCAAAATTTGGGATGCAATTAACGATCCGATTGTTGGTGTGCTCAGCGATCGCACTCAGTCCAAAATGGGAAGGCGACTCCCTTGGATGCTCTATGCAGCGATTCCATTTGGCATTTCTTTTTTAGCTCAATGGATTGTTCCCAGTACCGACAAAATATTTCTCTTTTGGTACTACGTATTCATTGGCATTGCTTTTAATACCTTCTTTACAGCCGTTAACCTGCCCTATACTGCTCTTACTCCCGAAATTACCCAAGATTACAATGAACGCACTAGTCTCAATAGTTTCCGCTTTACCTTCTCTATTGGTGGCAGCATTCTATCTCTATTCCTTGCCCAGTTGATTTTTGCTTTTTTTAAAGATCCTACGCGCCAAACAGGTAGTTGTGATACGGGTAGCACCCAATATATTGCCCTTGGAGTAGTCTGTGCGCTTATTTCCACACTTTCGATTTACTGGTGTATTTGGGGGATTGGTAAACGTGCGATCGCTAGCGATCGCCAACGCATGCATAATGAATCCATCGATCACCATGAAGAACTGAGCTTTATCGAACAGTTAAAAATTGTCTTTAGCAATCGTCCTTTTCTCTATGTGATTGGTATCTATTTCTGTTCATGGTTGGCACTCCAAATCACCGCTTCGATTATTCCCTACTTTGTTGTTAATTGGATGCAACTCAAAGAGAATGATTTTATTCTCGTGACAATCGCTGTCCAAGGTACAGCCCTGATTATGCTGCCAGTATGGAGCGCTATTTGTAAACGCTTTGGCAAAAAAGCTGCCTATTTTATGGGTGCAGGGATTTGGATTATTGCCCAAGCAGGATTGTTCTTCTTGCAACAGGGACAAGTGGCTATGCTCTACGTATTAGCAGTAATGGCAGGTGCGGGCGTTTCCACTGCTTACCTCATTCCTTGGTCGATGATTCCCGATGTTACCGATCTTGATGAGTTAGAAACAGGGCAACGCCGCGAAGGTATTTTCTATGCCTTCATGGTTCTTTTGCAGAAATTTGGGCTTGCGGTGGGACTGTTCCTCCTTGGGCAAGGCTTAGCATGGGCAAAATTTCAAGAGAGTGTTCCCTGTAAACCTACGCCGATCCAACCTGAGTCAGCTTTATTTGCCATTCGCTTAGCGATCGGTCCCTTGCCCACGATTGCCTTAGTTTTTGGCCTCGGGCTAGCCTACTTTTATCCCATTACCCGTGAAGTACATACAGAAATATTGATGCGGCTTGCGGAAAGAAGAAGACAAATCAGTGATACAAGTGAGTAA
- a CDS encoding alpha-ketoacid dehydrogenase subunit beta: protein MPNVATSEANGKTPPKIHISYREAVREAMREALQKDDRVFLMGEDVGRYGGAFGVSKGMLQEFGAERILDTPLSESGFTGAGIGAAINGMRPIVEVMTVNFSLLAADQILNNAATYLHMSGGLFNVPLVIRMGTGGGKQLAAQHSHSLECWYAHIPGIKVLVPAVLEDARGMLWTALQDPDPVLIFENTLLYNMEGEIAADAGAVNIDRAAIRREGQDITLISYSMSLFKAMEAAEILAKEGIVAEVIDLRTLRPLDDATICASISKTHRAIIIDEGWRSGSISAEISARIMEQAFYELDAPVERICAVEVPIPYASHLEQAALPQVETIVKTVRRMVTKHG, encoded by the coding sequence ATGCCCAATGTGGCAACGAGTGAAGCCAACGGTAAAACACCACCCAAAATCCATATCAGCTATCGTGAAGCTGTCCGTGAGGCGATGCGCGAGGCGTTACAGAAGGACGATCGCGTGTTCTTGATGGGTGAGGATGTGGGACGCTATGGCGGCGCTTTTGGCGTGAGCAAAGGAATGTTGCAAGAATTTGGTGCTGAGCGAATCTTAGATACACCTCTGAGTGAATCTGGTTTTACAGGAGCAGGCATCGGTGCAGCCATCAATGGAATGCGTCCGATTGTGGAAGTAATGACCGTGAACTTTAGTTTGCTTGCCGCCGACCAAATTCTCAACAATGCCGCTACTTATCTGCACATGTCGGGCGGACTTTTCAATGTGCCGCTAGTAATTCGCATGGGAACGGGCGGCGGTAAACAGTTAGCCGCGCAACATTCCCATAGTTTGGAATGTTGGTATGCCCATATTCCAGGAATTAAAGTGCTAGTGCCTGCGGTGTTGGAAGATGCACGAGGAATGCTCTGGACGGCGCTGCAAGATCCCGATCCTGTGCTGATCTTTGAGAACACTCTGCTCTATAACATGGAAGGTGAAATTGCTGCCGATGCAGGAGCCGTGAATATAGATCGTGCCGCTATACGTCGAGAAGGTCAAGATATCACCTTGATCAGCTACAGTATGAGTCTGTTTAAAGCCATGGAAGCCGCCGAAATCCTAGCGAAAGAAGGTATTGTAGCCGAGGTGATCGATTTGCGAACCCTGCGTCCCCTTGATGATGCTACGATTTGCGCTTCCATTAGCAAAACTCATCGGGCAATAATTATTGATGAAGGTTGGCGCAGTGGCAGTATTTCTGCCGAAATTAGTGCTCGGATTATGGAACAAGCTTTTTATGAGCTTGATGCCCCTGTTGAGCGAATTTGTGCGGTGGAAGTTCCCATTCCCTATGCTAGTCATTTAGAGCAAGCCGCACTTCCACAGGTAGAAACGATTGTGAAAACTGTACGCAGGATGGTGACAAAACATGGCTGA
- a CDS encoding dihydrolipoamide acetyltransferase family protein, producing MADFCMPSLGADMRTGTLVEWHVKQGDRLKRGDIIADVETDKGIMEIEIFMDGIVEELLLEKGTKVPVGTVMARILTEETAKVEVVPVTSAAPTIITPPEISKEIPLATPTPAITKQERLRISPMARKLATELGIDLSKVQGTGADGAIQQIDIERAAASQVQPVAKASIEPVTEKTVTEKAPAKSSSTSDFQAGMRRAIAAAMSLANRDIPHYYLETRIDMSHPLQWLEAENQRRSIKDRILPVVLLIKAVARSLVDVPELNGYWIGDRLEVQEGIHIGFAISLRQGGLVTPAIHHADLKTLDELMAAMRDLIARTRSGHLRSSELSDATITLTNLGDIGVEKVYGVIYPPQVAIVGFGKIAEQPWAEHGMVGARPVVTATIAGDHRATDGMVGAKFLQALNVHLQDIQNL from the coding sequence ATGGCTGATTTTTGTATGCCGAGTCTAGGCGCAGACATGAGAACTGGCACGCTAGTCGAGTGGCACGTTAAACAGGGTGATCGCCTAAAGCGTGGTGACATCATCGCCGATGTCGAAACCGATAAGGGCATCATGGAGATCGAAATCTTTATGGATGGCATTGTCGAGGAACTATTACTAGAAAAGGGAACCAAGGTTCCTGTGGGTACGGTGATGGCAAGAATTCTCACTGAAGAGACTGCCAAAGTTGAAGTCGTGCCAGTCACTTCTGCTGCACCTACGATAATTACTCCGCCAGAAATCTCCAAAGAGATTCCTCTAGCGACACCTACTCCTGCAATCACTAAACAAGAACGTTTGCGAATCTCTCCCATGGCGCGAAAATTAGCGACGGAATTGGGCATAGATCTAAGCAAAGTCCAAGGTACGGGCGCTGATGGTGCAATTCAACAAATAGATATTGAACGTGCCGCCGCATCACAAGTTCAGCCAGTTGCCAAAGCCTCCATTGAGCCAGTTACAGAAAAGACTGTCACAGAAAAAGCACCTGCTAAATCTAGCTCAACCAGCGATTTTCAAGCAGGAATGCGACGGGCGATTGCTGCCGCTATGTCCTTAGCAAATCGCGATATTCCGCATTACTATCTCGAAACTCGCATCGATATGAGCCATCCTTTGCAATGGCTAGAAGCCGAAAATCAAAGGCGATCAATCAAAGATCGGATTCTGCCCGTTGTGCTGTTGATTAAGGCTGTAGCGCGATCACTAGTCGATGTTCCCGAACTAAATGGCTATTGGATCGGCGATCGGCTTGAAGTGCAAGAAGGAATTCATATCGGTTTTGCGATTTCACTACGACAAGGCGGATTGGTCACACCCGCGATCCATCATGCTGATCTAAAAACCCTTGATGAATTGATGGCAGCAATGCGCGACCTAATTGCAAGAACCAGAAGCGGACATCTTCGCAGTTCGGAACTATCCGATGCCACGATTACACTCACAAATCTAGGCGATATCGGCGTAGAAAAAGTCTACGGTGTCATCTATCCTCCTCAAGTGGCGATCGTGGGTTTTGGCAAAATCGCTGAACAGCCTTGGGCAGAGCATGGCATGGTGGGCGCTCGTCCAGTGGTTACTGCGACGATCGCTGGCGATCATCGGGCTACCGATGGCATGGTGGGCGCGAAGTTTCTGCAAGCTTTGAATGTTCACTTACAAGACATTCAAAATCTTTAA